One window of Perca flavescens isolate YP-PL-M2 chromosome 6, PFLA_1.0, whole genome shotgun sequence genomic DNA carries:
- the LOC114556847 gene encoding uncharacterized protein C1orf232 yields the protein MNPVWKVYKSKVLKSINPEYEEDTAEEVTEVENDMSPVQEDEGPNAVTQLARKMQGAGTKSWNRLSSLFNKDDEHQLLEETESPPVPDHPLAVKPEEPPRPTKRTAFWDSFAANWAAKKQAEAAAAAAAANDAAAGQGEEGVTEAGEDESQDGQIPQGEESEGGGEGRSSNSFSKYVSLGGGSEDTSFKWNFVTSKLAELKSKSN from the exons ATGAATCCAGTGTGGAAAGTTTATAAGAGCAAAGTGCTGAAGAGCATTAACCCTGAGTATGAAGAGGACACTGCTGAAGAG gtcacAGAGGTGGAGAATGATATGAGTCCTGTGCAGGAGGATGAGGGACCCAACGCTGTAACCCAGCTGGCCAGGAAA ATGCAGGGGGCCGGGactaaaagctggaacaggCTATCATCTCTCTTCAACAAAGACGATGAACACCAGCTTCTAGAGGAGACTGAAAGCCCGCCAGTCCCCGACCA TCCACTTGCAGTAAAGCCAGAGGAGCCTCCACGACCCACTAAGcgcacagcattctgggatagctTTGCGGCCAACTGGGCTGCCAAGAAGCAGGCGGAAGCTGCggccgctgctgctgcagcgAACGATGCAGCAGCAGGTCAGGGTGAGGAGGGGGTGACAGAGGCCGGAGAGGACGAGAGCCAGGATGGGCAGATCCCTCAGGGAGAGGagagtgaaggaggaggagaaggacgGAGCAGCAACAGCTTCTCCAAATATGTTTCGCTGGGAGGAGGGAGCGAGGACACATCCTTCAAGTGGAACTTTGTCACCAGCAAGCTGGCAGAGCTGAAGTCCAAGAGCAACTAG